A window of Candidatus Nitrospira allomarina genomic DNA:
ACTTTATCCCGGGACACTTTTTTGAGGAGAAGGAATAAAGCGGAATGTCCTGGTTGAATAGTGTTTCCTAGTTCTTTGATGAAAATATCGTCAATGCCAATGTCCGTTAACCATCCGGTAATGCTTCCTGCTGTGGCTCCTGCCAGTCCTCCTGCGGCCCACCCGAGTATGGGATTAAAAAACAGCACGCCAATTAATAGACCCCATAAACCTCCATAAAGCACTCCTCCTACCGTACCGGAAGCAACCAAATTGTAAGTCTGATTAATGGTGACTTTTCCTTCCCGATTTTTTACGACAACGACTGCATCTTCTAAATCAAGAAGGTATTGTTTCTGCATGGTAAAAAGAAGTTTCCGTACTTCTTCCGCTTTTGTCTCATCGGCAAAAGCCCATGAAAATGTTACGAAATTTAGGTTTCCGGAACTCACGGGCGACACCCTGAACCTAATTGGCGGACACTTCCTGTTTGTGGGGCAGGCGCGATTCAGGGGGCTGCATGGACTGTAGATATCTTATGGTTGCTGCCTCCCCATGGCATTCCCAACAAAGAAAGTGCCCCTCCAACTAGAATTGGTCGTGCATAAGACCGGTTCATCACAAACCCTCCTTTCTTGAGATCTGATATGTAAATTGTGAATGCGATGAGGATTCTCACCGCTCTGTGTGATGGTTGGAAAATAACGTTCAAATTTCCTATAAAAAACCCTCAAAAACCCTGGAAATGGCCATGAAAATGAAGCTGATCGTTTGTAGGTTTGACAAATTATAGGGGGTCGCCGGGTAGTAGGTTCCTGCATCTGGTTTAGTTTGGCTGTCAAAACCCTGGATGGAAGCAAAATAATGTAGGGATCAAGATGATATCTTCCAGGGTTAATGCCAGTATGTGAGGTTCGAGTATTGCCTTAAAGTGGGGATATGAAGATTAGGAAAATTCATCTTTTTTTATGCATATGTTCTTATGTGTTCCTTGGATTTGGAGTGGTGGGGAGAGCCCAAGGTCAGGAACCAGGCATTCCCCAGGTGCTCGAGGAGCTTATTGATGACTCACCGGTCACCTACAGGAAAGAGTTAATTGAAATATATGATGATCGGCAGTATGAGCCCTTGTGGGTCTCACTATCTGATCATCTTAATGCCGAGGGACAGGCCTTATATAAAATTTTGAGCGAAGCCGAACGACTGGGTTTAAATTCCAAGGATTATGCGTATTCCGAACTTCACTGGTTACAACGTACCGATCAATTATTCTCCGAAGATCGCCCCTTATTCCATACAAATGTCCTCGCCCGAATCGAAGTCGTTCTGACGAATAATCTTGTAAAGCTTTTGGATCACGTCACATCGGGACGCTTATCGCCGGAACAAGTTAACGGTAAGTGGTATCTGGAAGATGAAAGACCACCATTGACCCAAATAGTCACACAAGTCA
This region includes:
- a CDS encoding DUF1269 domain-containing protein, giving the protein MSSGNLNFVTFSWAFADETKAEEVRKLLFTMQKQYLLDLEDAVVVVKNREGKVTINQTYNLVASGTVGGVLYGGLWGLLIGVLFFNPILGWAAGGLAGATAGSITGWLTDIGIDDIFIKELGNTIQPGHSALFLLLKKVSRDKVINELKRKGMEGTILQTSLSTEDEAKLQSFLSSKVHPVEHEVQ